The bacterium sequence CTTTCGTCCACGGCTTCAGCGCTCCCGTCACGACGGGGAGTCCGAGCATCATCGCCAGCTTCGTCACGCGACTCCCCATGTTGTTGCTGACGATGCACAAGCGCAGGTCGGCGGCGCGGGCGGCGGCGATCCACCCGGGGAGCTCGGGACTCGGCCGATGAGCGCCCCAGGGGACGATCGTGTTGTCCAAATCCAAGATCACACCGCGGATGCCCTGTGCGCGAAGGGCGCGCAGGTCAATGTCGTAGACCGTCGGGACCTGCGACGCCGGCCGCAGCCACCGAAGCACATGTCACCTGCAGTACTGACCATCAGTGGGATGTCTCGCCGGAGCCCTCCGTCGACGAGCCGGACGCGGTTTCCACATGGACCTCGGTCTCTCCTTCATCCGAGGCCTCAAACGCCTGGCGGACTCGCTCGAACTCCGCATCGTCCTCAATCGTCACGAGGGTGTCATCCTCCATCCGGAAGATCACCGCGGTCTCCGACTCCTCCCCACCCATCACGGGCTGGAGCACCGCGTATCGACGCTGATCCACTTCCAAAACATCGACGACGCTGAACTCGTGCTCGACCCCATCCTCATCGAGCAACTTAATGACGTCCTCGTCGCCGCCCACGCGGGACACCCCCTTGTGGTTCATTACGATGCGCCCACCGCGGGCGTCAAGCGCAAGAGCAGTCTAACATTCGTCATCAGGATGGTCAACGCATCATCCATGGAAGTTCCGCAGCACACGCAACGATGCTCTCGCTGACTTGCATTGACACACGTTCCGCAGACCGCGTATCATCGTCGTGCAGACGCACCGTTCGAGGGCGGGGAGAGCATGCGTCATGCACCCCGCTCAGCAACGAGGCCGGATCCTCCTCCCGGCCTCGTTGTATTTTTTCCGGCGGACCGGTTGGGCATCGTGGACGCACTTGGGCGACGTGCGTGAGGCGTCGTCGGCTGGTGAACATGGAGTCGAGCGGGTCAGACCGCGTTAGGCGCGAAGCCCATCGAACACCCACAGGACCGCCCACACGTACCACTGCGTCTCCGCGAAGGGCGGGATCCCCTCCCAGCGATGGACCGCCCCGCTCCCCGCGTTGTACGCGGCCAGCACCAGGGGAAGATTCCGAAACTCATCGAGGTCGAGCCGAATCAGCCACGCCGCACCGAAGAGGTTCTGGAGGGGATCGTGGGGATTCACGCCCAGCCCGTTCGCGGTCCCGGGCATCAGCTGCCCGAGTCCCTCCGCCCCGGCCGAAGAGATGGATTGGTGATTGAACCGGCTTTCGATGTAGACCACCGAGGCGAGAAGGCGCGGATCCAGTCCGTAGCGTGTGGCCGCGGCAACCACGGCGTAGCCCAACCAGCGCGCCTGCCCGGATGTCAGCCGCGGGTTCGACGCCCGCACGAAGGCGGCGTACTCCTCGGGGGTGCGCACGCGCCACCGCGGGCGGGTCACTTCGATCCCCAAGAGGTTGAGCCAGACCGCAGCGCACCTTGTTCCGCCGTGCTGGGATGCCGCCGGAGCGCTTCTGTAAACCACGCCGTCGCCCCGGCCCGATCTCCCCGCGCCACCTCCACCGCCCCCATCCACAGCGCGGGGCGTGCGGACATCGGGGCTTCGGCCGCGGCCCGGCCAAACGCCTGCGCCGCCTCGACGAACGATCCCGCTCGGTAGTCGGCCGCCCCACGGATCATCCACGACTCGATGCCCTCGCCATGCGCGGGAGGGCTGAAGGCGAAGGCAAAAACGAGGGCGATCGGCAGGATAACCGCGCCGGACCACGCGCGGCATCGTCTCA is a genomic window containing:
- a CDS encoding YqeG family HAD IIIA-type phosphatase translates to MLRWLRPASQVPTVYDIDLRALRAQGIRGVILDLDNTIVPWGAHRPSPELPGWIAAARAADLRLCIVSNNMGSRVTKLAMMLGLPVVTGALKPWTKALRRALSVMETTPEVTALVGDQVLTDILGGNRLGLHTILVRPQGRREFVLTRLMRFVERAITGGRR
- a CDS encoding DUF1292 domain-containing protein yields the protein MGGDEDVIKLLDEDGVEHEFSVVDVLEVDQRRYAVLQPVMGGEESETAVIFRMEDDTLVTIEDDAEFERVRQAFEASDEGETEVHVETASGSSTEGSGETSH
- a CDS encoding lytic transglycosylase domain-containing protein, whose amino-acid sequence is MTRPRWRVRTPEEYAAFVRASNPRLTSGQARWLGYAVVAAATRYGLDPRLLASVVYIESRFNHQSISSAGAEGLGQLMPGTANGLGVNPHDPLQNLFGAAWLIRLDLDEFRNLPLVLAAYNAGSGAVHRWEGIPPFAETQWYVWAVLWVFDGLRA